A region of uncultured Carboxylicivirga sp. DNA encodes the following proteins:
- a CDS encoding DUF4412 domain-containing protein yields the protein MRKYLFTVALIVAALSVQNVQSQSFLEKMAKKAAEKAEKKAEQKTEEQIDKKLDKIFEEAFESDESESDNQVDMTAKWAEKLASMGYAGEPVSYENSYSFNAFITMHIESTDNTGKKTSDGDIKIYTSEDDQTFAYEFISGEMDNGSEKQKGLIIMDMKNQASIILNTQEGEQTGIVYGVDGIMNGSMYEDAAEDEEMPEDVDYVDPRITKTGNTKTILGYKCDEYKYNDEESEGLLYITKDVDWKSEDFMTTIFKSSMYSNGMFNGFLMASQHVNLNDGEQTSYEVTDINRNDISSFRMSDYQITNIGSFKIPEGVSEEE from the coding sequence ATGAGAAAATATTTATTTACAGTTGCTTTAATCGTGGCTGCTCTTTCAGTACAAAATGTGCAATCGCAATCATTCCTTGAGAAAATGGCTAAAAAAGCTGCGGAAAAGGCAGAGAAGAAAGCCGAGCAAAAAACAGAAGAGCAAATAGATAAAAAACTTGATAAGATTTTTGAAGAAGCTTTTGAAAGCGATGAATCGGAATCGGATAATCAGGTGGATATGACAGCTAAATGGGCTGAAAAGCTGGCAAGTATGGGTTATGCCGGGGAGCCTGTTTCATATGAAAATAGTTATTCGTTTAATGCATTCATCACCATGCATATCGAGAGTACAGATAATACAGGTAAGAAAACCAGTGATGGAGATATAAAGATATATACAAGTGAGGATGATCAGACTTTTGCCTATGAATTTATTTCTGGTGAAATGGATAATGGTTCAGAAAAGCAAAAGGGGTTGATTATTATGGATATGAAAAACCAGGCCAGTATTATTTTAAACACCCAAGAAGGTGAACAAACAGGTATTGTTTACGGTGTTGATGGCATCATGAATGGTTCGATGTATGAAGATGCTGCTGAGGATGAAGAAATGCCCGAAGATGTTGATTATGTTGATCCGCGGATAACAAAAACCGGTAACACAAAAACAATATTGGGCTATAAATGCGACGAATACAAATACAACGATGAAGAAAGTGAAGGATTGTTATACATTACTAAAGATGTGGATTGGAAAAGTGAGGATTTTATGACTACCATTTTCAAATCATCGATGTATTCAAATGGTATGTTCAATGGTTTTTTAATGGCCAGCCAGCATGTTAATCTTAACGATGGAGAGCAGACTTCCTATGAGGTGACTGATATTAACCGTAATGATATAAGTTCTTTTCGTATGTCTGATTATCAAATTACTAATATTGGATCATTTAAAATTCCGGAAGGGGTATCAGAAGAAGAATAA
- a CDS encoding Imm17 family immunity protein yields MEGISILYYLMIAFGLFLIVAAIANWEWYFKQRRAQSVVKAMGRTGARWLYGLLGLFFAVFAYLVLGGYIQV; encoded by the coding sequence ATGGAAGGAATATCTATTTTATACTATCTGATGATAGCTTTTGGCTTATTTCTGATTGTTGCAGCTATCGCTAACTGGGAATGGTATTTTAAACAACGTAGAGCACAGTCCGTTGTAAAAGCTATGGGACGAACAGGAGCTCGTTGGTTGTATGGTTTATTGGGTTTGTTTTTTGCTGTTTTTGCCTACCTGGTGCTTGGTGGTTATATACAGGTTTAA
- a CDS encoding helix-turn-helix domain-containing protein — protein sequence MKLEFTLTNEFKEEIRTLLKQTIQEELNIISSCQRPQQTIDKMLSREEASQFLGCSLTSLWHYQKNNLIPYHQVGRRILFSKSDLVNHLKVEAIK from the coding sequence ATGAAATTGGAATTTACATTAACAAATGAGTTTAAAGAAGAAATCAGAACTCTATTAAAACAGACAATTCAAGAAGAACTTAATATCATAAGTTCGTGCCAAAGACCACAACAAACAATTGACAAAATGCTTTCCCGAGAAGAAGCAAGTCAATTTTTAGGTTGTTCACTTACTTCATTATGGCACTACCAAAAGAATAATCTTATTCCATATCACCAAGTTGGTAGAAGAATACTTTTTAGCAAATCCGATTTAGTAAACCATTTAAAAGTTGAGGCAATCAAGTAA
- a CDS encoding DUF6249 domain-containing protein, whose translation MQSVQIVENIMIGLVWLAFFAGAFMAWFFYVKARNTERLALIEKGADANNFYGKKENRKSFRFPWMKFGLLISGLGFGLALGLFIISTPSLKEALDDVGPGLVFATMLLFGGIGMIVAHFVDRKKENQSL comes from the coding sequence ATGCAAAGTGTACAGATTGTTGAGAATATAATGATTGGCCTTGTGTGGCTTGCTTTTTTTGCCGGAGCATTTATGGCTTGGTTTTTCTATGTCAAAGCAAGGAATACTGAAAGATTGGCCTTGATTGAAAAAGGCGCTGATGCTAATAATTTTTATGGCAAGAAAGAAAATAGAAAATCATTCAGGTTTCCATGGATGAAGTTTGGGCTTTTAATTAGTGGTTTAGGATTTGGTTTGGCATTAGGTTTATTTATCATTTCAACGCCATCTTTAAAAGAGGCATTGGATGATGTTGGACCGGGTTTGGTATTCGCTACAATGCTTTTATTTGGAGGTATAGGAATGATTGTAGCTCACTTTGTAGATCGTAAAAAAGAAAACCAGTCACTTTAA
- a CDS encoding leucine-rich repeat domain-containing protein, which produces MKDISVLNSRLTKLDLSNQNLTEIPKEVFRFKRLRVLKLSGNKLKKLPPELASLSQLERLDLSNNQITVLHASIGKLSNLKVLNLNNNKVKNFPKQIDFTTLEVLSIANNRFKDETIDFSDFINIKKLNISGNLLTKFPYTRGNTFEKLEYLWMNNLMLYDINNLVAFVQRKIASLKGIYAYSSKIETNDKIIGKIANNKGNSLRLIMNNDLLSQSNISDGKNESSSLINIEKMNSEVSKIKIFISYSHADSKWLNKVQKHLKVLRLEKDSIEVWDDTQIKSGDKWEEKIKKALNDSNIAILLISTDFLASDFITDNELPPLLKAAEEKGTKILPLIVKPCRFTYNKEISQFQAVNDPQKALSKCSESEVDEELVKLTESVENWIM; this is translated from the coding sequence ATGAAAGATATTTCAGTTTTAAATAGTAGGTTGACCAAATTAGATTTATCAAATCAAAATCTAACTGAAATCCCTAAAGAAGTATTTAGGTTTAAAAGATTAAGAGTACTAAAACTTAGTGGAAATAAACTAAAAAAATTGCCCCCTGAATTGGCCAGCCTAAGTCAATTAGAAAGATTAGATTTATCTAATAATCAAATAACTGTTTTACATGCCAGTATAGGAAAATTAAGCAATTTAAAAGTTTTAAACCTTAACAATAATAAGGTAAAGAATTTTCCAAAACAGATAGATTTTACAACTCTCGAAGTCTTAAGTATTGCAAATAATAGATTCAAAGACGAAACTATTGATTTCTCTGATTTTATCAATATAAAAAAACTAAATATATCGGGTAATCTATTAACAAAATTTCCATATACACGAGGTAACACCTTTGAAAAATTAGAGTATCTATGGATGAATAATTTAATGTTATATGATATTAATAACTTAGTTGCTTTTGTTCAAAGAAAAATTGCATCCTTAAAGGGAATATATGCCTATAGTTCAAAAATAGAAACAAATGATAAAATTATAGGTAAAATTGCTAATAATAAAGGTAATTCATTAAGGTTAATAATGAACAATGATTTATTATCACAAAGTAATATAAGTGATGGAAAAAATGAATCATCAAGCTTAATAAATATAGAAAAAATGAACTCAGAGGTTTCGAAAATAAAAATATTTATAAGCTACTCACATGCTGATTCTAAATGGTTAAATAAGGTTCAGAAACATTTAAAGGTTTTAAGACTAGAAAAAGATTCAATAGAGGTGTGGGACGATACGCAAATTAAATCAGGTGATAAATGGGAAGAAAAGATAAAAAAAGCACTAAATGATTCAAATATTGCAATATTATTAATTTCTACTGATTTTTTAGCCTCTGACTTTATTACTGATAATGAACTACCACCACTTTTAAAAGCTGCAGAAGAAAAGGGTACAAAAATTCTCCCATTAATAGTTAAACCTTGTCGCTTCACTTATAACAAAGAAATTTCACAGTTCCAAGCTGTAAATGATCCACAAAAGGCACTTTCAAAATGTAGCGAATCTGAAGTTGATGAAGAACTGGTTAAATTAACCGAATCTGTAGAAAATTGGATTATGTAG
- a CDS encoding family 20 glycosylhydrolase: protein MHKIFSICLIFFISVNMSSQKLQEYFLPLPQKLIVKEGKLNIKKGYLKLPNNQLIGQTLLLKNHLFKTDIKTQISPIQLFDQPEMIQFINDYTIDDQEYHMTIQPEGIIIKSGSDAGFYYALVTLNQIGIYAQKTGNWPCVEITDKPDFLRRGVMLDISRDKVPTMHTLMSLIDQLAGLKINEIQLYTEHTFAYKNHEMVWKDASPMTPQEIKTLDKYCKDRFIDLVPNQNSFGHMNRWLKHPEYTQLAELEEPGKTIWGMRSKNTLSPIEEGSLELMQELYAELLPNFSSKYFNIGCDETVELGVGKSKALCKEIGKGQVYLNYLLELKKEVDKYGRTTQFWGDIILNHPELISELPKDMVALIWGYEANHPFDKQCKQFAEAGLDYYVCPGTSSWLTIIGRNKNAFANLLNAAENGKRHNAKGYLITDWGDHGHWQPLSVSYPSFIYGAALSWNVSESKDMDIAKATSQFLLLDETDIAGEVLVNLGKAYLKTGAITDNSNIFYQLLRRNNYSIKTDRWLKQTNAEKLVRTKDFIKEQLELLNNAQITSYDASIIKQEIQLAAELAIHACDVGIAKSQTREGYFKNISLQKQEELIEVMDHIIMQHQTIWMLRNRKGGLDDSVTKLENIKRSFE from the coding sequence ATGCACAAAATATTTTCAATCTGTCTTATCTTTTTTATTTCGGTAAATATGTCCTCTCAAAAACTTCAGGAGTATTTTCTCCCACTTCCCCAAAAGTTAATTGTAAAAGAAGGCAAATTAAATATTAAGAAGGGTTATCTTAAATTACCGAACAATCAACTTATTGGTCAGACCTTACTTCTTAAAAATCATCTTTTTAAAACTGATATAAAAACACAAATAAGTCCTATTCAGCTGTTTGATCAGCCTGAAATGATACAATTCATAAATGATTATACTATCGATGATCAAGAATATCACATGACCATCCAACCTGAAGGTATAATCATCAAATCCGGTTCTGATGCTGGTTTTTACTATGCTTTGGTCACTTTAAACCAGATTGGTATTTATGCACAAAAAACAGGTAATTGGCCTTGTGTTGAAATTACTGATAAACCAGATTTTCTTCGTAGAGGTGTAATGCTGGATATTAGTCGTGATAAGGTACCAACAATGCATACTTTAATGAGTTTGATTGATCAGTTGGCTGGTTTGAAAATCAACGAAATTCAGTTATATACTGAACACACCTTCGCTTATAAAAACCATGAAATGGTATGGAAGGATGCGAGTCCCATGACACCTCAGGAAATCAAAACACTGGATAAATATTGTAAAGATCGTTTTATCGACCTTGTACCGAATCAGAATTCATTTGGTCATATGAACCGCTGGTTAAAACATCCTGAATACACTCAATTGGCCGAACTTGAAGAGCCTGGCAAAACCATCTGGGGCATGCGTTCGAAGAATACGTTGAGTCCGATAGAAGAAGGATCATTAGAACTTATGCAAGAATTGTACGCAGAGTTACTGCCCAATTTCTCAAGTAAATATTTTAACATTGGATGTGACGAAACCGTTGAGTTAGGTGTTGGAAAATCAAAAGCACTTTGCAAAGAAATTGGCAAAGGACAGGTTTACTTAAACTACTTGCTGGAACTTAAAAAAGAAGTTGATAAGTATGGAAGAACGACTCAATTTTGGGGCGACATCATATTAAATCACCCGGAATTGATCAGTGAATTGCCCAAAGATATGGTTGCCCTTATTTGGGGATACGAAGCCAATCACCCTTTCGATAAACAATGTAAACAATTTGCTGAAGCTGGTTTAGACTATTATGTATGTCCGGGCACCTCATCATGGCTAACCATAATCGGCAGAAACAAAAATGCCTTTGCTAACCTGTTAAATGCAGCCGAAAACGGCAAAAGACATAACGCGAAAGGCTATTTAATAACCGACTGGGGCGATCATGGTCATTGGCAACCTTTATCAGTCTCTTACCCTTCATTTATATACGGTGCCGCTTTAAGCTGGAATGTATCAGAGAGTAAAGATATGGATATTGCCAAGGCTACATCTCAATTTCTTTTGCTGGATGAAACTGATATTGCCGGTGAAGTGCTTGTAAACCTAGGTAAAGCCTATTTAAAAACAGGAGCTATTACTGACAACAGCAATATATTTTACCAGCTTCTACGTCGCAATAATTATTCAATAAAAACAGATCGATGGTTGAAACAAACCAATGCGGAGAAACTTGTTCGAACAAAAGATTTCATAAAAGAACAGCTAGAATTGCTAAACAATGCACAAATCACATCCTATGATGCAAGCATTATTAAACAAGAAATTCAATTAGCCGCTGAATTAGCAATACATGCTTGTGACGTTGGAATTGCTAAATCTCAAACACGTGAAGGTTATTTTAAAAATATTTCATTACAAAAGCAGGAAGAACTAATTGAAGTCATGGACCACATAATAATGCAACATCAA
- a CDS encoding DUF3810 domain-containing protein, with the protein MRIKTWIKKPFVLILLMALLTFILTEVAASFPQITNRFYSSGIYPQLASLLSFISGWFPFSLDDLFYILLSVWLLSLLILSLFKKIRWTKALLLFINTLAIVYMAFYWLWGFNYYRSDLNKRLALSEAKTDTTELMNTFRWLIDEVNETYTTVDSVSKDQWVAIIEGEYIKHHEFLKVDVRLCNTNPKSMTFSRFFASATISGYYGPFFSEIHLNRHLLSVELPLVLSHELAHRYGITSEAEANFYAWYVCTHSNNQQMKYSANLYLLRYFAFSTYQLEGFQDAVSNIRQEVKDDYNRVTKHWMTLMNRNVEEVATAVNDAYLKSNKVEQGIADYEGVLKCIMDYLNTYPAID; encoded by the coding sequence ATGAGAATCAAAACATGGATAAAGAAACCCTTTGTACTTATCTTATTAATGGCCTTGCTCACTTTTATTTTAACCGAGGTTGCAGCGTCATTTCCCCAAATCACCAACCGTTTCTATTCATCAGGTATCTATCCACAGTTGGCTTCTCTTTTATCATTTATTAGTGGTTGGTTTCCTTTCTCGCTCGACGACCTTTTTTATATTCTATTATCTGTTTGGTTGCTTAGCTTACTTATTTTATCTCTGTTCAAAAAAATTAGATGGACTAAAGCCTTACTTCTGTTCATAAACACACTTGCCATTGTTTATATGGCTTTTTACTGGTTGTGGGGATTTAATTATTATCGGTCAGACCTTAATAAACGTTTAGCGTTAAGCGAAGCAAAAACTGATACAACTGAATTAATGAATACTTTCCGATGGTTGATTGATGAGGTTAACGAAACATATACGACTGTTGATTCAGTGAGTAAAGATCAATGGGTCGCAATAATAGAAGGGGAGTACATAAAACATCATGAGTTTTTAAAGGTTGACGTACGACTCTGTAATACTAATCCCAAATCAATGACTTTCAGTCGCTTTTTTGCATCAGCCACCATATCGGGTTATTACGGACCCTTTTTTAGTGAGATACATTTAAACCGACACCTTTTATCTGTTGAACTTCCTTTGGTACTGTCACACGAACTGGCTCATCGGTATGGAATCACCAGCGAAGCCGAAGCAAACTTTTATGCATGGTATGTTTGTACTCATTCCAATAATCAACAAATGAAATATAGTGCCAATCTATACCTACTGCGATACTTTGCCTTTTCAACCTATCAGCTGGAAGGATTTCAGGATGCCGTTTCTAATATAAGGCAAGAGGTTAAAGATGATTATAATAGAGTTACAAAACATTGGATGACACTGATGAATAGAAATGTTGAAGAAGTAGCAACTGCGGTTAATGATGCATATCTGAAATCAAATAAGGTAGAACAGGGAATTGCCGATTACGAGGGTGTTTTGAAATGTATAATGGATTACTTGAATACTTATCCTGCGATTGATTAA
- a CDS encoding phage/plasmid replication protein, which translates to MVDTIVLRIHNLHQYPRILEALRKEGEGQYTSVLDTPHDKEAVDFETGEITKDRFLQVKQLHYSDTGNTFTIYKNKILTSSHYYLAYSVRVDRDFVEMNFSIPKYMYGTNIMQFVPHKFEDHPYNSDDLNSLEFNTKITYERLITFISSFINTWFKDIHINKEDIEINRLDLCYNQYFDSKEDALKYLDYQKRIKKKYLKKTTKNKVDWGTSIFIQNARYAAKIYHKGSEYASSKGERKHHLAMNKKLGNDYFEVESKYDNGVMSCEGLEDTANRILRYEITFKKPYMSYLFKKHLFARNCETWQQAKHDYNEVEKIVKKIRDNRIKGLSILHLEKQYRNLPPEKKVYHKTYSKIINRTNSFRLAISEEDEVKNTSLNACLVDNKGIFKPPTMALFTRELLDEMFNVFLNFKEEFRISSLDKFTDTTKRVIAYNKDVEKYNNSLPEGSKDRKTRISETYINSILMLLQSHSFDELVQLKIISARTKYNYINALDKIGLSKNHLAVDNLEIKKSESFEDYHLQFN; encoded by the coding sequence ATGGTAGATACAATCGTTTTAAGAATACACAACTTACACCAATACCCAAGAATATTAGAGGCATTGCGAAAAGAAGGTGAAGGACAATACACCTCTGTATTGGACACTCCGCATGATAAAGAAGCTGTGGATTTTGAAACAGGTGAAATAACTAAAGACCGTTTTCTTCAGGTAAAACAATTACACTATTCTGATACTGGTAATACATTCACTATATATAAAAACAAAATCCTCACATCATCTCATTACTATTTGGCATATAGCGTTAGGGTTGACAGAGATTTTGTAGAAATGAACTTTTCTATTCCGAAGTATATGTATGGTACGAACATTATGCAGTTTGTACCACATAAATTTGAAGATCACCCATACAATAGTGATGATCTAAATTCTTTAGAATTTAATACCAAAATAACCTATGAAAGGCTCATAACCTTTATAAGCAGTTTTATTAACACTTGGTTTAAAGATATTCATATTAACAAAGAAGATATTGAAATTAATCGCTTAGACCTTTGCTACAATCAATATTTTGACTCTAAAGAAGATGCTCTTAAGTATCTTGATTATCAAAAGCGAATCAAAAAGAAGTATTTAAAAAAGACCACTAAAAACAAGGTAGATTGGGGGACTTCTATTTTTATTCAAAATGCTAGATATGCAGCCAAAATATATCATAAAGGCTCGGAGTATGCCAGTTCAAAAGGTGAACGAAAACACCATTTAGCAATGAATAAAAAACTGGGCAATGACTATTTCGAAGTTGAAAGTAAGTACGATAATGGTGTTATGTCTTGCGAAGGATTAGAAGATACTGCTAATCGAATACTACGATATGAGATAACCTTTAAAAAGCCATATATGAGTTACCTGTTCAAAAAACACTTATTTGCTCGTAACTGTGAAACATGGCAACAAGCTAAACATGATTATAATGAAGTTGAAAAGATTGTGAAGAAAATCAGAGATAACAGAATTAAAGGTTTAAGTATTCTCCATCTGGAAAAACAGTATCGAAATTTACCTCCTGAAAAAAAAGTATACCATAAGACTTATTCTAAAATCATTAATCGCACTAATAGTTTTAGGCTAGCTATATCAGAAGAAGATGAAGTTAAAAATACATCACTAAATGCTTGCCTAGTGGATAACAAAGGCATCTTTAAACCACCAACAATGGCACTTTTCACAAGGGAATTATTAGATGAAATGTTTAATGTATTTCTAAACTTCAAAGAGGAATTTCGAATTAGCTCATTAGACAAGTTTACCGATACAACAAAACGAGTGATAGCTTACAATAAAGATGTAGAGAAATACAACAATAGCCTTCCCGAAGGCTCAAAAGACCGCAAAACACGCATCTCTGAAACCTACATAAACTCGATTCTAATGCTGCTACAATCTCATTCTTTTGATGAGTTAGTACAATTGAAAATAATATCAGCACGCACTAAATACAATTATATAAATGCGCTTGATAAAATTGGACTAAGCAAAAATCATTTAGCTGTTGACAATTTAGAAATTAAAAAGAGCGAATCATTTGAAGATTATCATTTACAATTCAATTAA
- a CDS encoding carbon starvation CstA family protein — MWTFIGAILALILGFLIYGKFIERFFGADDNKKTPAIEKPDGVDFSPMPTWKVFTIQFLNIAGLGPIFGAIMGAKYGPMSYVWIVFGCIFMGAVHDYMSGMLSIRNGGASIPEIVGKYLGKGFQNFLRIFTVVLLIFVGVAFVTGPAGLLATLSKGGMTIWLYVIFGYYLIATLLPINKIIGRIYPVFGATLLIMALAIGGAMLWGGFNGSLQLPEITTNSFANFHSNPTENILFPMMFIVISCGAISGFHSTQAPMMARTIKKESHGRYVFYGAMIAEGIVAMIWATAGMTFFGGVEGLNDVMIQKEHNAAWVVNEISVAWLGKVGAIFAIIGVIACPITTGDTAFRSARLTIADIFKYDQAKITRRLVISIPLFIIGYLLTIFDFEEIWKFLGLSNQILAVIILWTGAMYFAKVGKWHWLMSLPAAFMTAVCSSYILVAPLKNGGLAIDTDLGLRIGIIIGFASLAWFLFKVSKTKVV; from the coding sequence ATGTGGACATTTATCGGTGCTATACTGGCTTTGATTCTGGGATTTTTGATTTATGGTAAATTTATCGAACGATTCTTCGGTGCTGATGATAATAAAAAAACACCAGCCATCGAAAAGCCTGATGGAGTTGATTTTTCTCCCATGCCAACATGGAAAGTTTTTACTATTCAGTTTTTAAATATTGCCGGCTTAGGACCAATTTTCGGTGCTATTATGGGTGCCAAATATGGACCAATGTCCTATGTGTGGATTGTTTTTGGCTGCATTTTTATGGGTGCAGTTCATGATTATATGTCAGGTATGTTATCCATTAGAAACGGAGGAGCCAGTATTCCAGAGATAGTTGGAAAATACCTGGGTAAAGGATTTCAGAACTTTCTAAGGATTTTTACAGTTGTGTTACTCATATTTGTTGGAGTGGCATTTGTTACCGGACCGGCAGGTTTACTAGCTACCTTAAGCAAGGGAGGAATGACAATCTGGTTGTATGTAATTTTTGGTTATTACCTGATTGCAACTCTTCTGCCGATCAATAAAATTATTGGACGTATCTATCCTGTGTTTGGAGCAACTTTATTAATAATGGCTCTGGCAATTGGCGGAGCTATGTTATGGGGTGGTTTTAATGGCTCGCTTCAATTGCCCGAAATAACAACAAACAGTTTTGCTAATTTTCATTCCAACCCTACCGAAAATATACTTTTCCCCATGATGTTTATTGTTATATCATGTGGCGCCATCAGCGGTTTTCATAGTACTCAGGCACCAATGATGGCTCGAACCATTAAGAAGGAAAGTCATGGAAGATATGTTTTTTACGGAGCTATGATAGCCGAAGGAATTGTGGCAATGATATGGGCTACAGCTGGAATGACCTTTTTTGGCGGTGTTGAAGGATTGAACGATGTGATGATACAAAAAGAACACAATGCTGCCTGGGTAGTGAATGAGATTAGTGTGGCCTGGCTGGGCAAGGTAGGTGCTATCTTTGCAATTATTGGAGTCATTGCATGCCCTATAACAACGGGCGATACAGCCTTTAGAAGTGCCCGGTTAACCATTGCCGATATTTTTAAATACGATCAGGCAAAAATTACCAGACGCCTTGTTATCAGTATTCCTTTATTTATTATTGGTTATTTGCTGACAATCTTTGATTTTGAAGAAATCTGGAAGTTTCTTGGTTTATCAAACCAGATTTTAGCAGTTATTATACTATGGACAGGTGCCATGTATTTTGCCAAAGTAGGTAAATGGCATTGGTTAATGTCTCTTCCTGCTGCTTTTATGACTGCTGTTTGTAGTTCGTATATTTTGGTTGCACCGCTAAAAAATGGGGGATTGGCTATCGATACCGACCTTGGGTTGAGGATTGGTATCATCATAGGATTTGCGTCTCTTGCCTGGTTCTTGTTTAAGGTGTCAAAAACTAAAGTTGTTTAA
- a CDS encoding tyrosine-type recombinase/integrase — MKYNTKTFVKYNLKKHSDTTKPFQIILIIVHKGQRLRYYTGKRILQSNWDASKQRAKTSYATASSLNSFLDTLANFVENEYNKMKMTGEIINTNRIKELVEEYQHRIPSDGFLTHFDEFIMYSKNYKAEKTIKAYETHLNRINGFIEHTKFAISYNIIDSHFYEKYISYLVHERKLSNSTIARDTKYLKTFLSWAFEKGFNKNLQFKKFKFKSSESQIFFLTWDELMLLYNHKLKNNELLKRTRDIFCFGCFTGMRFSDIMNLQNENIEGDYINFTTIKTNDHCSIPFNKYSRAIYDRYKTKEGRVFELMSNIDMNANLKDVGEVAKIDTPVQLIKYKGGARIEKIVPKYKILTSHIARKTFITNMLEKGMSTQVIMDITTHKSYNSFKRYFKVVDEHKKNEMDKIFG, encoded by the coding sequence ATGAAATACAATACTAAGACGTTTGTAAAGTACAACCTAAAGAAGCATAGTGACACAACTAAACCGTTTCAAATTATTCTTATTATCGTTCATAAAGGACAAAGATTAAGATACTATACAGGCAAACGCATATTGCAATCAAACTGGGATGCAAGTAAACAACGTGCTAAAACATCTTATGCAACCGCTTCAAGTTTAAATAGCTTTCTTGACACACTTGCCAACTTTGTTGAGAATGAATATAACAAGATGAAGATGACAGGTGAAATCATCAATACAAATCGAATTAAAGAACTGGTTGAAGAGTATCAACACCGCATTCCTTCTGATGGTTTCTTGACTCACTTTGATGAATTTATAATGTATTCAAAAAACTATAAGGCCGAAAAAACGATCAAGGCATACGAGACACACTTAAACAGAATAAATGGTTTTATAGAACACACAAAATTTGCCATATCATACAATATTATTGATAGTCACTTCTATGAAAAATATATTAGCTATTTAGTACATGAAAGAAAATTAAGTAATAGTACGATTGCTAGAGATACCAAATATCTTAAAACATTCCTCTCATGGGCATTTGAAAAAGGGTTCAATAAAAATTTACAGTTTAAGAAATTCAAATTTAAATCAAGTGAAAGTCAAATTTTCTTTTTGACATGGGATGAATTAATGCTTCTTTATAATCATAAGTTAAAAAACAATGAACTCTTAAAGCGAACTCGTGATATTTTCTGTTTTGGGTGTTTTACTGGTATGCGATTTTCAGATATCATGAACCTACAAAATGAAAATATAGAAGGAGATTATATAAACTTTACAACCATTAAAACAAATGATCACTGTTCTATTCCTTTCAATAAGTATTCAAGAGCAATATATGATAGATATAAAACTAAAGAAGGCAGAGTTTTTGAACTAATGTCTAATATAGATATGAATGCAAATCTTAAGGATGTTGGAGAAGTTGCAAAAATAGATACTCCTGTTCAGTTAATAAAATATAAAGGAGGAGCAAGAATAGAAAAGATAGTGCCTAAGTATAAAATTTTAACTTCGCATATTGCAAGAAAAACATTTATTACGAATATGCTTGAAAAGGGTATGTCAACACAAGTGATAATGGATATTACAACACATAAAAGTTATAACTCTTTTAAGCGTTATTTTAAAGTAGTAGATGAGCATAAAAAAAATGAAATGGATAAAATTTTCGGATAA